A portion of the Pseudarthrobacter sp. L1SW genome contains these proteins:
- a CDS encoding VOC family protein, whose protein sequence is MNTATTVLPVDDPARARRFYTEKLGLPHRGKADDGSELLGSDGGPMLQLMPVSDGRHSEHTALSFEVTDIERTVRDMEARGVRFQDYDLPNLKTENHICTTNSEKCAWFMDTEHNILCVHEKLGVQAEYEL, encoded by the coding sequence ATGAACACAGCCACAACGGTCCTGCCAGTGGACGATCCCGCACGCGCCCGTAGGTTCTACACCGAAAAGCTCGGACTCCCGCACCGCGGCAAGGCAGACGATGGCAGCGAATTGCTCGGCAGCGACGGCGGCCCGATGCTGCAGCTGATGCCGGTCTCGGACGGCAGGCACTCAGAGCATACGGCCCTGAGCTTCGAGGTGACGGACATTGAGAGGACAGTCCGGGACATGGAAGCCAGGGGCGTAAGGTTCCAGGACTATGACCTGCCGAACCTGAAGACGGAGAACCACATCTGCACCACGAATTCGGAAAAATGTGCCTGGTTCATGGACACCGAGCACAACATCCTCTGCGTCCACGAGAAGCTGGGCGTCCAGGCCGAGTACGAACTGTAG
- a CDS encoding PaaI family thioesterase, producing the protein MSTPPKDAVTDHHASDKELWKITLGELDEKMGVKIIEESVQRVVATMPVEGNRQSFGLLHGGASLAVGEAVGSWAAVIHASTLGKTAVGVDVSATHHRSAREGLVTITATPIHLGGTLTTHEVLITNEAGQRLCTLRITNLLMRRHK; encoded by the coding sequence ATGAGCACGCCGCCGAAAGATGCAGTTACGGACCACCACGCCAGCGACAAGGAGCTGTGGAAGATCACCCTTGGCGAACTGGACGAGAAGATGGGCGTGAAAATCATTGAGGAGTCAGTCCAGCGCGTGGTGGCCACCATGCCGGTGGAGGGGAACCGGCAGTCCTTCGGGCTGCTCCATGGCGGCGCTTCCCTTGCCGTGGGCGAGGCCGTGGGGTCCTGGGCCGCGGTGATCCATGCGAGCACCCTGGGCAAGACGGCCGTGGGCGTGGACGTATCGGCCACCCACCACCGCTCCGCGCGGGAAGGCCTGGTGACCATCACGGCCACCCCCATCCACCTCGGCGGCACCCTCACCACCCACGAGGTGCTTATCACCAACGAGGCCGGCCAGCGGCTTTGCACCCTGCGCATCACCAACCTGCTCATGAGGCGCCACAAGTAG
- a CDS encoding TetR/AcrR family transcriptional regulator — MSTTDAPTKRGRPGYDQQSVLRIAVDVFNRHGYDATSMGILADNLGISKSAIYHHVPSKGDLLKLALDHALGGLEAILQEPAATSGAADARLEFVLRQTVAVLVDRLPFVTLLLRLRGNTEIERDALERRRAFDHKVAGLISAARDEGTLRQDIDPRTVTRLLFGMINSIVEWYKPGGSLSPERLADDVITMAFDGLHSTKP, encoded by the coding sequence ATGTCCACAACTGATGCACCCACCAAGCGCGGCCGCCCGGGGTACGACCAGCAATCGGTGCTCCGCATCGCCGTCGACGTCTTCAACCGGCACGGCTACGACGCAACCTCGATGGGAATCCTGGCCGACAACCTGGGCATCTCAAAGTCTGCCATCTACCACCACGTCCCTTCCAAGGGCGACCTCCTCAAGCTCGCGCTCGACCATGCGCTCGGCGGGCTCGAAGCCATTCTGCAGGAACCGGCGGCGACGTCCGGGGCGGCGGACGCGCGCCTGGAGTTTGTGCTCCGGCAGACAGTGGCGGTGCTGGTGGACCGGCTGCCGTTCGTCACCCTGCTCCTGCGCCTGCGCGGCAACACCGAGATCGAGCGGGATGCGCTGGAGCGCCGGCGCGCGTTCGACCACAAGGTTGCCGGGCTCATCTCCGCGGCCCGGGACGAAGGCACCCTGCGCCAGGACATCGATCCGCGGACCGTCACCCGCCTGCTGTTCGGCATGATCAACTCCATCGTGGAGTGGTACAAGCCGGGCGGCTCCCTCTCACCCGAACGGCTGGCCGACGACGTCATCACCATGGCGTTCGACGGCCTGCACTCCACCAAGCCCTGA
- the paaK gene encoding phenylacetate--CoA ligase PaaK yields the protein MTLHAPESPAATTAAATAAGAGLDREETISRDELEALQLSRLQHTVAYAYERVPLYKRKFDDAGIHPNDLRELSDLGNFPFTTKDDLREEYPFGMFAVPQHEVARVHASSGTTGRPTVVGYTKQDLADWAKLVARSFRASGIRPGMKVHNAYGYGLFTGGLGAHAGAEALGCTVIPISGGQTERQIQLIQDFKPDAILATPTYLLTIADAMAHMGIDPASTSLKYAVLGAEPWTEEMRHELEVTMNLKACDIYGLSEVMGPGVAGEAVETQDGSHIWEDHFRPEIIDAFNPVVGKENVLGDGEHGELVFTSLTKEALPIIRYRTKDLTRLLPGTARPAHRRMGRITGRSDDMIILRGVNVFPSQIEEIALRIPELSPHFQLELTRPEGQRMDQMTVKIERRDSVSIEQSTTAARTLKEQIKIHVGSSCTVDVVEPGSLERSNGKLRRIYDLRPKG from the coding sequence ATGACCCTGCATGCCCCCGAATCCCCCGCAGCCACCACTGCAGCCGCCACAGCAGCCGGCGCCGGACTGGACCGCGAGGAGACCATCTCCCGCGACGAGCTCGAGGCCCTCCAGCTCAGCCGGCTGCAGCACACCGTCGCCTACGCCTACGAGCGGGTGCCCCTGTACAAGCGGAAGTTCGACGACGCCGGCATCCACCCCAACGACCTGCGTGAACTGAGCGACCTGGGCAACTTCCCATTCACCACCAAGGACGACCTGCGCGAAGAGTACCCGTTCGGCATGTTTGCCGTGCCGCAGCACGAAGTAGCCCGCGTGCACGCCAGCTCGGGCACCACGGGCCGGCCCACCGTCGTCGGCTACACCAAGCAGGACCTGGCCGACTGGGCCAAGCTGGTGGCCCGCAGCTTCCGCGCCTCCGGCATCCGCCCCGGCATGAAGGTCCACAACGCCTACGGGTACGGCCTGTTCACCGGCGGCCTGGGCGCCCACGCCGGCGCCGAAGCCCTGGGCTGCACCGTCATCCCCATCTCCGGCGGCCAGACGGAACGCCAGATCCAGCTGATCCAGGACTTCAAGCCGGACGCCATCCTGGCCACGCCCACGTACCTGCTCACGATCGCCGACGCCATGGCCCACATGGGCATCGACCCCGCCTCCACGTCCCTGAAGTACGCGGTGCTGGGCGCCGAGCCGTGGACGGAGGAAATGCGGCACGAGCTCGAGGTCACCATGAACCTCAAGGCTTGCGACATCTACGGCCTGTCCGAGGTGATGGGCCCAGGCGTGGCGGGCGAGGCAGTGGAGACCCAGGACGGCAGCCACATCTGGGAGGACCACTTCCGCCCTGAAATCATCGACGCCTTCAACCCCGTGGTGGGCAAGGAGAACGTGCTGGGCGACGGTGAGCACGGCGAACTGGTGTTCACCTCGCTGACCAAGGAAGCGCTGCCCATCATCCGGTACCGCACCAAGGACCTCACGCGCCTGCTCCCCGGCACGGCCCGCCCCGCGCACCGCCGGATGGGACGCATCACCGGCCGCAGCGACGACATGATCATCCTCCGCGGCGTGAACGTGTTTCCGTCGCAGATCGAGGAAATCGCCCTGCGGATCCCCGAGCTGAGCCCGCACTTCCAGCTGGAGCTCACGCGTCCCGAGGGCCAGCGGATGGACCAGATGACGGTCAAGATCGAGCGCCGGGATTCGGTCAGCATCGAGCAGAGCACGACGGCGGCACGCACCTTGAAGGAACAGATCAAGATCCACGTGGGTTCTTCCTGCACGGTTGACGTGGTGGAGCCGGGCTCGCTTGAGCGGTCCAACGGCAAGCTCCGGAGGATCTACGACCTGCGGCCGAAGGGGTAG
- a CDS encoding S1C family serine protease → MSITTSRASRRPARCFRTAAGGLVLAASLALTACTGSTTPPAPTATSTAGPTSGATATPGSTAAAPAPAAAGDIPQLVENLAPSVVTIFTEGGLGSGVVYSEDGLILTNEHVIRGNTTVEVAFADGQRVEGTVKATDPVTDLALVQAKRTGLPKPVYQANLPRVGEGAVVLGSPLGFENTATAGIISGLHRSIPGSASNSLSLVDLIQTDAPISPGNSGGAVINMRGEIIGISEAYIPPSAGAVALGFAIPAATAVEVAEELLADGTAEHAYLGLTPGELTPQIAEQLGINARTGVVVLAVDDGGPAGRAGIRPGDVLESMEGVELNAPEKLLAELRGRNPGDTVGFKVKRGDQSLDIKADLIARPTSNTR, encoded by the coding sequence ATGAGCATCACCACCAGCCGGGCATCACGCCGTCCGGCCCGTTGTTTCCGCACAGCTGCGGGAGGCCTGGTCCTGGCGGCTTCCCTGGCCCTCACGGCCTGCACGGGTTCCACCACTCCTCCCGCGCCCACCGCGACCTCCACCGCCGGCCCCACGTCCGGCGCCACAGCCACGCCAGGCAGCACTGCAGCGGCCCCGGCCCCGGCTGCGGCGGGCGACATCCCCCAGCTCGTGGAGAACCTCGCACCGTCCGTGGTGACGATCTTCACCGAGGGCGGCCTGGGCAGCGGAGTCGTCTACTCCGAGGACGGCCTCATCCTCACGAACGAACACGTGATCCGGGGCAACACCACGGTGGAGGTCGCCTTCGCCGACGGACAGCGGGTGGAGGGAACGGTCAAAGCCACGGACCCCGTGACCGACCTTGCCCTGGTGCAGGCAAAACGCACCGGCCTGCCCAAACCCGTCTACCAGGCCAACCTGCCGCGTGTCGGTGAAGGGGCGGTGGTGCTTGGCTCGCCCCTGGGCTTCGAGAACACCGCCACGGCCGGGATCATCTCCGGACTGCACCGGTCCATTCCCGGATCCGCCTCCAACAGCCTGTCCCTGGTGGACCTGATCCAGACGGATGCCCCCATCAGCCCCGGCAACTCCGGCGGCGCCGTCATCAACATGCGCGGCGAAATCATCGGCATCAGCGAGGCCTACATCCCGCCGTCGGCCGGCGCCGTGGCCCTGGGGTTCGCCATCCCTGCCGCGACCGCCGTGGAGGTGGCGGAGGAACTGCTGGCGGACGGCACCGCAGAGCATGCCTACCTGGGCCTCACGCCGGGCGAACTCACGCCGCAGATCGCCGAGCAGCTCGGCATTAACGCCCGCACCGGCGTCGTAGTTTTGGCAGTGGACGACGGCGGCCCGGCGGGACGTGCGGGCATCCGGCCCGGCGACGTGCTGGAGTCGATGGAAGGCGTGGAACTGAACGCCCCGGAGAAGCTCCTGGCGGAACTCCGCGGCCGCAACCCCGGCGATACCGTAGGCTTCAAGGTCAAGCGGGGAGATCAGAGCCTTGACATCAAGGCGGACCTCATCGCCCGGCCCACAAGTAACACCCGATAG
- a CDS encoding MBL fold metallo-hydrolase, which produces MKPSNPQPTAIADGVYQLPTGRGRFASHVYFVRSGQAWVLVDAGWPNADHAIAAAADSLFGADTPPAAIVLTHIHPDHTGAARGLARRWDVPVFIHPDELPQASGKLLDEYANPLDRRLLRPLQKVLPKGAMPATDLTAVVRPLDLAAGVPGLPDWRCVPTPGHTPGHVALFREADGVLLTGDAVLATDVNSPRGLLGRTPKASGPPWIATWDRPTAEASIGALARLRPRVLASGHGEVISGPAAARQLEGLAAASTGAASNAALPEGPAEYRSVAAVRVGGPEVMEVVRRRLRTPRRGEARVRVEACSVSAVDVQARNGLSTYPPTFPFVPGYAVVGVVDAVGAGVTAVTPGDRVVVMTEKGGYAEYVFVSSHPMMRVPDELDAGEAVVVALNYLVAHQALSRVARIRRGQAILILGAAGGIGTALVQLGQLLELRMYGVDLPAKHPWLVEHGVVPLDAKREDVASALQRLEPSGVDAVLDGAGGDWADTGLAVLRPGGVLVEYANPGSPRATLRLLARAARQNLVPKGKRIRLYGTTSWRLDRKPLMDAWATLYGLLEARRIRPVIADRFPLAGAGQAHARLERGDVVGNLVLMVPGEAPAAEAAGAT; this is translated from the coding sequence ATGAAGCCCAGCAACCCCCAGCCCACCGCTATTGCGGACGGCGTGTACCAGCTGCCCACCGGGCGCGGACGGTTTGCCTCCCATGTCTATTTTGTGCGCTCCGGGCAGGCCTGGGTGCTGGTGGATGCCGGCTGGCCGAACGCGGACCACGCCATTGCGGCTGCTGCAGATTCCCTCTTTGGCGCGGACACCCCACCCGCAGCCATTGTCCTGACGCACATCCACCCGGACCACACCGGGGCGGCTCGGGGTCTGGCCCGCCGTTGGGACGTGCCGGTTTTCATCCATCCGGATGAGCTGCCGCAGGCGTCAGGGAAGCTGCTGGACGAGTACGCCAACCCCCTCGACCGGCGGCTGCTGCGTCCCCTCCAGAAGGTCCTGCCGAAAGGTGCCATGCCCGCGACGGACCTGACCGCCGTCGTGCGTCCTCTCGATCTGGCGGCCGGCGTGCCGGGGCTGCCGGACTGGAGGTGCGTGCCCACCCCGGGGCACACACCCGGCCACGTTGCCCTGTTCCGCGAGGCGGACGGCGTGCTGCTCACCGGAGACGCGGTGCTGGCCACGGACGTGAACTCGCCGCGCGGCCTCCTGGGCCGGACGCCCAAGGCCAGCGGCCCGCCATGGATTGCCACCTGGGACCGGCCGACGGCGGAGGCTTCCATCGGTGCGCTTGCCCGGCTTCGGCCGCGGGTGCTGGCCAGCGGGCACGGGGAGGTGATTTCCGGGCCGGCTGCAGCCCGCCAGTTGGAAGGGCTGGCCGCTGCGAGCACCGGCGCGGCTTCAAACGCGGCGTTGCCCGAGGGGCCTGCGGAGTACCGCAGCGTGGCCGCTGTCCGCGTGGGCGGGCCGGAAGTGATGGAGGTTGTACGACGGCGGCTGAGGACGCCGCGCCGGGGCGAGGCCAGGGTGCGGGTCGAGGCGTGCAGCGTGAGCGCCGTGGACGTGCAGGCCAGGAACGGGCTCTCCACCTACCCGCCGACGTTCCCCTTTGTTCCCGGCTACGCCGTGGTGGGCGTCGTGGATGCCGTAGGCGCCGGCGTCACCGCAGTCACGCCGGGGGACCGGGTGGTGGTGATGACGGAAAAGGGCGGGTACGCCGAGTACGTTTTCGTGAGCTCACACCCCATGATGCGGGTTCCCGATGAACTGGACGCCGGCGAGGCGGTGGTTGTTGCCCTGAACTACCTCGTGGCCCACCAGGCACTCTCCCGCGTGGCCCGGATCCGGCGCGGCCAGGCCATCCTTATCCTCGGCGCGGCCGGCGGGATCGGTACGGCGCTCGTCCAGCTGGGGCAGTTGCTGGAGCTCAGGATGTACGGGGTGGATCTCCCCGCCAAACACCCCTGGCTCGTTGAGCACGGGGTGGTGCCCCTGGACGCGAAGCGTGAGGACGTGGCCAGTGCCCTGCAAAGGCTGGAACCTTCCGGCGTCGACGCGGTCCTCGACGGGGCCGGCGGGGACTGGGCGGACACCGGCCTGGCCGTGCTGCGGCCCGGCGGGGTGCTGGTGGAGTATGCCAATCCCGGGAGCCCCAGGGCAACCCTGCGCCTCCTGGCCCGGGCCGCCCGGCAGAACCTGGTCCCGAAAGGCAAGCGGATCCGGCTCTACGGGACAACATCCTGGCGGCTGGACCGGAAGCCGCTGATGGACGCCTGGGCAACGCTGTATGGACTCCTGGAAGCCCGGCGCATACGCCCGGTCATCGCGGACCGGTTTCCTTTGGCTGGGGCAGGGCAGGCGCACGCGCGGCTGGAGCGCGGGGACGTGGTGGGGAACCTTGTCCTCATGGTGCCCGGAGAAGCGCCGGCGGCCGAAGCCGCCGGCGCCACCTGA
- the pta gene encoding phosphate acetyltransferase → MGIGIYVSATTPGSGKSLVALGLADTLHRHADRIGFFKPVVHGPDAAADPMVALMKSRFALEDERCRGGLTYTEVRDLLAEGNRAEIDARCVEIFAEISRHCDVVIVEGTDLVGQDSAVEFDLNARLANNLATPVVAVVGAKGRTVAEAVAAVEVARKELAAERCSLLAILVNRADPEDVEAIGAAVKPGASKRPVYVLPELEEIARPTTGEVATALGVRQIAGRPDMERDVKDIKVAAMNVGNFLNVLDEGALVIVPGDRADVMVACLASSFSPEFPVASALILTGGLAPDANIYPLLAQAPFPVFAAKEDTYTTARRVSEVRSEIWSGHRRKVASALGLWSRRVDEAELVERLHLPRAERMTPLRFLHDLIERARSQRRHVVLPEGTDVRILRAAEILHRRDVCDLTVLGPEPDVRELAAANGIDLTGINIVDPATSDLRQKFAEKYAELRAHKGVDLAKALEIMQDVSYFGTMMVQLGVVDGMVSGAAHTTAHTIRPALEFVKTRPGVKIVSSVFLMLMPDRVLVYGDCAVNPDPNVEQLADIALASAETAAQFGVEPRVAMLSYSTGGSGSGEAVDEVRQATELVRERRPDLAVEGPIQYDAAVDASIAESKMPGSSVAGQATVFIFPDLNTGNNTYKAVQQSSGAVAVGPVLQGLRKPVNDLSRGCTVEDIVNTVAITAIQAQAPAS, encoded by the coding sequence ATGGGCATAGGCATTTACGTCAGCGCAACCACCCCGGGCTCGGGCAAGTCACTTGTTGCCCTGGGCCTGGCGGACACCCTGCACCGGCACGCGGACAGGATCGGCTTCTTCAAGCCGGTGGTCCACGGCCCGGATGCGGCGGCCGATCCCATGGTGGCGCTGATGAAATCCCGCTTCGCGCTGGAGGATGAGCGGTGCCGCGGGGGCCTGACCTACACCGAAGTCCGTGACCTGCTGGCGGAAGGAAACCGCGCCGAGATCGATGCCCGCTGCGTGGAGATCTTCGCCGAGATCTCGCGGCACTGCGACGTGGTGATCGTGGAGGGGACCGACCTGGTGGGCCAGGACTCCGCCGTCGAATTCGACCTCAACGCCCGCCTGGCAAACAACCTGGCCACCCCCGTGGTGGCTGTGGTGGGCGCGAAGGGGCGGACCGTGGCGGAGGCTGTGGCCGCCGTCGAGGTTGCCCGGAAGGAACTTGCCGCAGAACGGTGCTCGTTGCTGGCCATCCTGGTGAACCGTGCGGACCCGGAGGACGTGGAAGCGATCGGGGCCGCTGTGAAGCCCGGCGCGTCCAAGCGCCCCGTCTATGTCCTGCCGGAACTGGAGGAGATCGCCCGGCCCACCACCGGCGAGGTGGCCACGGCGCTGGGGGTCCGGCAGATTGCCGGCCGTCCGGACATGGAGCGCGACGTGAAGGACATCAAGGTGGCGGCCATGAACGTCGGCAACTTCCTGAACGTGCTGGACGAGGGCGCGCTGGTGATCGTTCCCGGGGACCGGGCCGACGTGATGGTGGCGTGCCTGGCGTCGTCCTTTTCGCCCGAGTTCCCGGTGGCGTCGGCGCTGATCCTCACCGGTGGGCTTGCGCCGGACGCCAACATCTACCCGCTCCTGGCGCAGGCACCGTTCCCCGTGTTCGCCGCCAAGGAGGACACCTACACCACCGCGCGCCGGGTCTCGGAAGTCCGCAGCGAGATCTGGTCCGGGCACCGCCGCAAGGTGGCCTCCGCTTTGGGGCTGTGGTCCCGCCGGGTGGATGAAGCCGAACTCGTGGAGCGCCTGCACCTGCCGCGGGCCGAGCGGATGACGCCGCTGCGCTTCCTGCACGACCTCATCGAACGAGCCCGCTCGCAGCGGCGGCACGTGGTCCTGCCGGAGGGGACGGACGTGCGGATCCTGCGCGCGGCGGAGATCCTGCACCGGCGCGACGTCTGTGACCTCACCGTGCTGGGACCGGAGCCTGACGTCCGCGAGCTGGCCGCAGCGAACGGCATCGACCTCACCGGCATCAACATCGTTGACCCCGCCACCTCCGATCTCCGGCAGAAGTTTGCCGAGAAGTACGCGGAGCTGCGGGCGCACAAGGGCGTGGACCTGGCCAAGGCACTCGAGATCATGCAGGACGTCAGCTACTTCGGCACCATGATGGTCCAGCTGGGCGTGGTGGACGGGATGGTTTCCGGCGCCGCCCACACCACGGCCCACACCATCCGGCCGGCCCTGGAGTTCGTGAAGACCCGCCCGGGCGTGAAGATCGTGTCCTCGGTGTTCCTGATGCTCATGCCGGACCGGGTGCTGGTGTACGGCGACTGCGCGGTGAACCCGGACCCCAACGTGGAGCAACTGGCGGACATTGCGCTGGCTTCGGCGGAGACCGCCGCGCAGTTCGGGGTGGAGCCGAGGGTGGCCATGCTGTCCTACTCCACCGGCGGCTCGGGCTCCGGCGAGGCGGTGGACGAGGTGCGGCAGGCCACCGAGCTGGTCCGTGAGCGCCGGCCGGACCTCGCCGTCGAAGGCCCAATCCAGTACGACGCCGCCGTGGACGCCTCCATCGCCGAGTCCAAGATGCCGGGCTCGTCCGTTGCAGGCCAGGCCACCGTGTTCATCTTCCCGGACTTGAATACCGGCAACAACACGTACAAGGCGGTGCAGCAGAGCTCTGGGGCGGTGGCTGTGGGGCCTGTCCTGCAGGGGCTGCGGAAGCCCGTCAACGACCTCTCCCGCGGCTGCACGGTGGAGGACATCGTGAACACGGTGGCCATTACCGCCATCCAGGCGCAGGCGCCGGCCTCCTAG
- the paaZ gene encoding phenylacetic acid degradation bifunctional protein PaaZ: protein MTTTATAPQATVDTVETVPSFIMDSWWTPDAGAAGSATPVRDASTGEILAKVSTEGLDLGAVVEYGRTTGQQELGQFTFHQRALKLKELAQYLNARREHFYTFSAQTGATKVDSMIDIDGGIGVLFTFGSKGRRELPNSQVVVDGPMEVLSKDGSFAGEHIYTRIPGVAVQINAFNFPVWGMLEKFAPAFLAGVPTIVKPATPTGYVAAAVVKAIVESNILPKGSLQLISGSVRGLLDVLDYRDLVAFTGSASTALSLKAHPNVVQGGVRFTSETDSLNAAILGPDAVEGTPEFDAFVKSVVTEMTAKAGQKCTAIRRAIVPEELVAAVSAAIGKRISERVVLGDPRAEGVTMGALASVEQLNDVRAAVQSMLDAGGELAYGTLDSPSVTSADGTTGVVEAGAFMAPVVLNWQDPEAEEVHSLEAFGPVSSVIGYKDLPDAVRLAARGGGSLVASVCTNDPSVARELVTGIAAHHGRVLMLNREDARSSTGHGSPVPHLVHGGPGRAGGGEELGGIRSVMHHMQRTAIQGSPNMLTAVTGLWHAGADRNFTLETEGTHPFRKSLETLRIGDAVRSDLRQVTLEDITAFANSTGDTFYAHTNQEAAEANPFFPGIVAHGYLLLSWAAGLFVEPAPGPVLANYGLENLRFITPVAAGDSIRVTLTAKKITPRETDEYGEVAWDAVLTNQNDEIVATYDVLTLVEK, encoded by the coding sequence ATGACCACCACCGCCACAGCCCCCCAGGCCACGGTCGACACCGTGGAGACAGTGCCCAGCTTCATCATGGACTCATGGTGGACTCCCGACGCCGGAGCGGCAGGGTCCGCGACTCCAGTCAGGGATGCGAGCACGGGGGAGATCCTGGCCAAGGTGAGCACCGAAGGGCTGGACCTGGGGGCGGTGGTGGAATACGGCCGCACAACGGGGCAGCAGGAGCTCGGCCAGTTCACCTTCCACCAGCGCGCCCTCAAGCTCAAGGAACTGGCCCAGTACCTGAATGCCCGGCGTGAGCACTTCTACACCTTCTCGGCCCAGACCGGCGCCACCAAAGTGGATTCCATGATCGACATCGACGGCGGCATCGGCGTGCTCTTCACGTTCGGTTCCAAGGGCCGGCGCGAGCTTCCCAACTCGCAGGTGGTGGTGGACGGCCCCATGGAGGTCCTGTCCAAGGACGGCTCCTTCGCCGGCGAACACATCTACACCCGCATCCCCGGGGTCGCCGTGCAGATCAACGCCTTCAACTTCCCGGTCTGGGGCATGCTGGAGAAGTTCGCCCCGGCCTTCCTGGCCGGCGTCCCCACCATCGTCAAGCCCGCCACCCCCACCGGCTACGTGGCGGCCGCAGTGGTCAAGGCCATTGTCGAATCGAACATCCTGCCCAAGGGCTCGCTGCAGCTGATTTCCGGCTCCGTCCGCGGGCTGCTGGACGTCCTGGACTACCGCGACCTGGTGGCCTTCACCGGCTCCGCCTCCACCGCACTGTCCCTGAAGGCCCACCCCAACGTGGTGCAGGGCGGGGTCCGCTTCACCTCCGAGACGGACTCGCTGAACGCCGCCATCCTCGGCCCGGACGCGGTGGAAGGGACGCCGGAATTCGATGCCTTCGTGAAGTCGGTGGTTACGGAAATGACGGCCAAGGCCGGGCAGAAGTGCACCGCCATCCGCCGCGCCATCGTGCCGGAGGAGCTGGTTGCCGCCGTCTCTGCCGCCATCGGCAAGCGGATCTCCGAGCGCGTTGTCCTGGGCGATCCGCGGGCTGAAGGCGTCACCATGGGCGCGCTCGCCTCGGTGGAGCAGCTTAACGATGTCCGCGCGGCCGTGCAGTCCATGCTCGACGCCGGCGGTGAGCTTGCGTACGGAACCCTCGATTCGCCGTCGGTCACCTCCGCCGACGGAACCACCGGCGTGGTGGAGGCAGGCGCGTTCATGGCGCCCGTCGTCCTGAACTGGCAGGACCCCGAGGCCGAGGAAGTGCACTCGCTCGAGGCATTCGGCCCCGTGTCCTCCGTGATCGGGTACAAGGACCTTCCCGACGCCGTCCGCCTCGCCGCCCGCGGCGGCGGCTCCCTGGTGGCCTCGGTCTGCACCAACGATCCTTCCGTGGCCCGCGAACTTGTCACCGGGATCGCGGCGCACCACGGCCGTGTCCTGATGCTCAACCGCGAGGACGCGCGCTCGTCGACGGGCCACGGTTCGCCCGTGCCGCACCTGGTCCACGGCGGTCCCGGCCGTGCAGGCGGCGGCGAGGAACTGGGCGGCATCCGCTCGGTGATGCACCACATGCAGCGCACCGCCATCCAAGGCTCGCCGAACATGCTCACCGCCGTCACCGGCCTGTGGCACGCCGGCGCGGACCGCAACTTCACCCTGGAAACCGAGGGGACCCACCCGTTCCGGAAGTCCCTGGAGACGCTGCGGATTGGCGACGCCGTCCGCTCGGACCTGCGCCAGGTCACCCTGGAGGACATCACGGCCTTCGCCAACTCCACAGGTGACACGTTCTACGCCCACACCAACCAGGAGGCCGCGGAAGCCAACCCGTTCTTCCCGGGCATTGTGGCCCACGGCTACCTGCTGCTCAGCTGGGCGGCCGGCCTGTTCGTGGAGCCTGCCCCGGGCCCCGTCCTGGCCAACTACGGGCTGGAAAACCTGCGGTTCATCACCCCCGTGGCGGCAGGCGACTCGATCCGGGTGACCCTCACGGCCAAGAAGATCACGCCCCGCGAAACCGACGAATACGGCGAGGTGGCGTGGGACGCCGTGCTCACCAACCAGAACGACGAGATCGTGGCCACCTACGACGTCCTCACCCTTGTGGAGAAGTAA
- a CDS encoding hotdog fold thioesterase, producing the protein MAETTLSGPTHQILENDYASEWMGIQVLAISDGHATIRMTLRQEMLNGFGMAHGGMIFAFGDTAFALACNPAVPAPGEENSITVASGVDINFLKPAFRGQVLTAVADRRSSAGRSGLYDIQIFATDAEPQTSAEPGQPTPNQPGELIAEFRGRSRTIPKK; encoded by the coding sequence ATGGCTGAGACCACCCTTTCCGGGCCCACGCACCAGATCCTGGAGAACGACTACGCCTCCGAGTGGATGGGCATCCAGGTCCTCGCCATCAGCGACGGGCACGCCACCATCCGGATGACCCTCCGGCAGGAAATGCTCAACGGCTTCGGCATGGCCCACGGCGGAATGATCTTCGCCTTCGGGGACACCGCCTTCGCGCTCGCGTGCAACCCGGCCGTGCCCGCCCCCGGCGAGGAAAACAGCATCACCGTGGCCTCCGGCGTCGACATCAACTTCCTGAAGCCCGCCTTCCGCGGCCAGGTGCTCACCGCCGTCGCGGACCGCCGCTCCAGCGCCGGACGCAGCGGCCTGTACGACATCCAGATTTTCGCCACTGACGCGGAGCCACAGACGTCCGCCGAGCCAGGCCAGCCCACCCCGAACCAGCCCGGCGAACTCATTGCCGAGTTCCGCGGACGCAGCCGCACCATCCCCAAGAAGTAG